The Penicillium oxalicum strain HP7-1 chromosome VIII, whole genome shotgun sequence DNA segment ATGCGCAAAGCCCGGCGACTGATGTTGCGGAGAGGGAAGCTGTCAGGGAACGCAAAATGCAGGAGAATGAGGAAGTTGAGAGGGCGTTGAAGGAGGGTTCGGGGACTCCTGTTGTCAGCTAGAAAGTGAACCAGCTCTCTTGAGGCAAATCATGTCTCTTTTAATGATCATTTAGTAGGCAGATGGATCATGATAACGATGCTTGCATTTACTCTTCTAGAGCCCTTGAGGGGAATGAAACGCTCGTGCGAAAGATTTCACATACTGATCGGACTCCTTTTCACAAATTTGCGGACGCGGTGGAAATCATAACGAATTCCAAAATTCCTCCAGAGCGACATTAACCTCGTCTCTCGCCTCCAGTTGCAACCAATGGCCGGATGCACTGACCTTTTTGGCAGTGAACAGGGCCGCTTCTTGGCATGCAGTTGCATCCATGTCTGGCTGTGCTCCCTCGACCTGCACGGGAGACACCATCAGAGTTGGGACCGTAAGCTTCGCTGCAGGGAGATCCGAGACTgtctcgtcttcttcgttgAGATTGTTGACCAACACATGATACCACTGCAGTGCGGATCGGTAACTCCCTTGCATTATCTGGCGATGGACATGTCTTTCTTCATCCGTAATGTACGGTGCTTTTGGGCCGTGACGATCAGCTCGAAGCCACGACTCCAAAGCACCCAGCGGACCCAGATGATCCTTCCACAAAGAAGGGTCCCCCGGATAGAAAAGGTTGACAAACGAGTCATGCTGTCTGATTGTCAGAAACATCCTGAAAACAATCAGGACTGTTACATGGAGCAACACACATGCTGTTCTATCATTTCCCCAGCACCTTGGCTCACAAACAACTTCAAATATCCAAACTGCTCTTTACCGAAAAGATTCTTCGTCATCGCGTTCACTGCGTCAAGGTCAAAGTGTTGTCCAGGTTTGCTGTACGGCACCGATAGAAAAGTGCACGAGAGAAGCCTCTGGGGAAAGTAATTGGCTAGCCGTGAAAGCAGAATACTACCAGTATCGTGCGAGACAGCATGGGCTTGGCCCAAGTGCTCATGATCGAGAATTTCGACTATTTCTGCTGCCATTTTCTTTGCCCTGTATTCCTCCGGGGACGTTGGCTTGCCGGTCCCGCCGTATCCAAGGAGATCCGGTGCAATGATACCGTAGCCGTGAGATTGAAAGTACACAATTTGATGTCTCCAGTCATAGCAGGATGAAGGAAAGCCGTGTAGGAAGAGCACGGTTGGCTTGGTTGGGGCAAATGCAGGGACGTGGACATAGCTGTACTGATGACCGGTCGATAGAGTGAGGCTCTTGGCATGTTGTGGAAATGCGATGGCGGCCATGTTGAAAGTTTGAGTGCGAGTTTAGTTTTAGAATCAGTACGCTATTGACAGCTTTCTTGTGCTCTCAACTAAATATGATACTACAATgcgaaacaaaaaaaaagggggcgCCCTATTTATGGTCCTCAGTGTAGAATCCGCGCAGCGCGACGGCGACTTTCTCGGAGACTTTTGCAGCCTCTCATGGCGTCTGAGCACAGAAACATGCATCGACACTACATGTAGGAATGCATAGGATGTGGATCCGCGGCGCGGTTACGTGTCGAAGCTAAACAACCACTGCACAGGCAGGGTAGATATTTCTTCGAGTGTCAATTGCAGTTGGTGCGTTTTCGATACATAGATATCAAAGACCCATTACTTCCACTTCAACTTAGTCATGCGTAAAAGACGTTCATCAAGACAGAAGACCCTACTAAGTCCACGTGATGAGCACGTGGTTCCGCCGGGCAGTCGTCCCGCACGGAGCCCTGAGCCGTTCTGACTGGCATGTGATGGTCTGCCGAGGTCTGCCAATCCGAGACTGGAGCTTAAGCGCGGAGCCGAAGCTACCGTGACATGGCCATGTTCTATTCAACCGATACGCTATAGGAATGGAATcataagaaaaaaaaagggaaattcGATTCAAGTTTATGGCAGATTCCCGAGACCACCACTGCTTGACACCATGACCACTCTCTTCACTGTCCCGATCACTTCCACCGGTGGCACGATCGTGTGCACCAACCCTACCGCCAAACAGGGTAGCGAGACCAAGGAACACATCTACCTCTTGACCTTTACATCGCCCAAGGATAACCGACTCACTCCCACCTTCATTGATGCCTTCATCTTGGCCCTGGACATTATTGAGCACCGCTACCCCCGGGGCGTTGTAGTGACAACAAGTGGTATTCCAAAGTTCTACAGCAATGGCCTTGACCTGGAGCTTGCGACTAGCACAGAAGGTTTCCTAGACAAGTGGCTATGGCGGTTATTCCGCAAGTTCCTCACGTAAAGtccctcccctcttctttcttgcttcTTGCATCTCGTCAATCTCGATCAAATCATCCTCATATCTTCACCGACGGAGACGCGGTCTTGGTGCGCGTAGCACCGCAACAGTAAAGGTGCCTCCCTAGCTAACTGACCCTCTTCCAGGTATCCTATGCCCACGGTATGTCTTCTCAACGGACACGCATTTGCAGGCGGCTTCATGCTCGCCATGTACCACGACTATCGCATTCAGAACCCGAGCAAGGGCTTTCTGTGCGTCAACGAGTTGGAATTCGGCGTTCCACTCCAGACTCCCATGATGTCCATCTTCCGAGAGAAGCTGACCCCTTCCACTTTCCGCAATGTGGTTCTGGAAGCGCGTCGGTTCGGTGGGCCCGACTCCCTCAATGCGGGGATTGTCGATGCCGTGGGTGGATTGGACGAGGTGCTTGGCTTGATTCGGGATCGGAAGCTGCTTAACAAGGCGGAGACGGGAATTTACGGGACGATGAAAGAGGAAATGTACGCGCGTGTTCTGGATGGGCTTGATGATCATGCGGGTAATCTGGCATGGCGTGAGAAGGTGGAATCGCGCAATGTGATGCTGAGAGAGGAAGGGTTGAAGCGGGTGGAAAGCTGGTCGAAGTCGCCCAGCGCAAAGCTGTGAGACTTATATCTTGTTGAAAGCCCTCGCGGATGGACTCGATGAGACGAAGGCGCAAATTTGTTGCCATAGAGTTTTAAAGTCGAGATGCCTTACTTAAAGAGTTGGCTCTCATTCCAGTGCATGCATGGTGTGAGTGGCTCAAATGTACAATACTTGGACACTTATGATCGCGTCATAACCACCAAGACACGATATAGGTTATACCTCAAGGAACTGACGGTATTTTCTATGCCGGATTGGGAGCTTTGGACTGATTGGCATCTCTCTTGGATGTCTTAAGGTCGAATTACCTGCCAATTCATTTTCTTGGACATTCAATATGAGACCTTCGGAGGCAACAATAGCTTCATTCAAAATCAAGACATCGAAAGAGCATTTTCCAATATTTTAAATCTACACCAAGTTAACCACTATAGTCAGATCATGCAATCCAGACCTTTGCTGCATCTTCCTTGTACTCATCCAATACCTTTCATTGATAATCGAAAACGATCACCCAAAAGCCTGCCGGGTATTTGTTCCACCCGTCCAGGCTTGAAAAAATCTGCCTCGAAAAATGCATTTACTCGGTCGAACATATATATGTCTCGGAGGACACAACCAGCGAAGCAATTTCCACAACCAAGTCCCCCTCGTATGAACTTTTCACAGTCGATACGCGTCGCCTGTGAACCCCCTGCTGCACCCGCATTTGCCACGCGGCTGTGCAATCTGTGACAGCAGGCATCCAGGTTCCCTTCGACGCGGGAGTAGACCAAACCAAGTCGGGTTAGGCATCATGTGGCAAGTCCGAAGCATGGATGTGGACGATGAGATATCTCGGCTGGGAATCTGAAGAGTTTGGTGGTATGCACCTAATCTCCTCTTGCGGATCCTAGGAGAGATCCGACAACCACGCAGTCAACCTGCTCGTTATCAACTATTGCTATTTCTCAATGCTTCGGGGGAGGCAAAGgttaagaaaaaggcattTGCTAAAAGCCTTGCATCAAATCGAAGGTATACCGTCCGAGAGTTATGAACTAGGGGAGTAAAAATCAACCGCAAAGCTCATTTCGCGGGCAAACAAGTAATCTGGTGGAATTTGAACCGGTCTTGGTATGACTTTTCAATCGTCAGGCCAGAACACGACGGCGTGACTTACGCCGAGTCGTTCAGCTCCGAATGACAGCGGAAGggatccaaaaaaaacacctCCCGGAAATTGTTTTGCTTCCATCAGGGCTGTCTGGAAGTCactctgcttcttctttatAGACCTTAAATACCCCTAGGCTCTCCTGTCACTGGGGACGTTCATTTCCAAGACAGACAGTCCCAGTCGTCTTGTCATATCTGAGTCCAAATTTCACCTGCGGTATCAACCGACTCGTTCCTTTCTGGATTGGTGTACCATATCAGGTTGGCTAATTCTCTGGGTAGCTTGACGTCCGATCCAATCGATTACAAAAATGCGGTTCCAACTCCTTCTCGCTCTTCTCAGTCTGGGAAGCGCTACCATTGCTGCTCCAATCGCTGGTCAAGCCGGTTCGTGTCATTTCACGGTCCCGCTCTCTTCTTGATTCGGCCGAGATGGACATCCGTTCTCTGACAGAAGCTATATAACAGTGCCTGATACGAAGGACGGTGGCATCAGTCTTGGCGAAgggggcggcggtggtggtggaattGGAGGCGGCTTTGGCAAAGGgggaggtgggggagggggcctTGGAGGAGGCTTTGGCAAAGGTGGAGGTGGCGAAGGAGGAggctttggtggtggtgtaGGTGGTGGTGTAGGTGGAGGTGCAGGAGgtggtgaaggaggaggtttTGGAGGCGGATTTGGAGGGGGcaaaggtggtggtggtaaaGGTGGCGACAAAGGCGGCCATGAAGGTGGAAgtggtgatggagggggCTACGGCGagggtggaggtggtgagAAAGATGGTCATGGAggcgggggaggaaaaggcgaAGGGGAAGGTAAAGGCGAAGGTGGTGCCTGGGGTGAAAAAGGCAAGGGTAAAGGAGGTGCAAGTTGCTAAGGGCACCTCAATCATTCGAAGCCATCGCGAAACCTATGAGGACCCCTCTGCTCGATCAAGAAAATAGAATGGAACTGTTGAGTGTATCGCTCCGAAACGCTCTCTGGGATATGAAGTTGAATGCGCTGGTAAAAATAGGCGTCGCGTCATAAGGTAGGCTAGTCGCCTCAAtcatctctcttttcttcaccATCATGGCTTTTTGCTCTTGCTTGCTCGGGCCGGCCCTGTGGGTGAATCCAGTTGGTCAACAAGTGGACGATAAGGTGAAGCCAACAAGTACTCCGGAGCAGGCTGTTGTCGCGGTTCTCCGGAGGGTGGTCGTCGGAGCTGCTCGTCATGCATCCGGTCGAGAGATTCGCCCACGACCTGATACTTGGCCCAGTTGATGGGTGGCATGCGCACAATATTCTGTGGCTGTGGAATGCGACCGAACTTGGACCCcgagcccttcttctccttggaatCTTCTGCGCCGTCCTCGAGGTCTTCCTCcgcatccatctcatcatcctctgAGAATTGAATGACCGTCCCGCGGTCTTCGGTGCGCAAACGCCCTTCAGCCAACTCCCGCGCAAATCCCTCGGGATCTGCGGCCGCAGCCTCTTTCAAGCGATCCAAGCTGCGAATGTCGCGCAGTGTCTGCTGTTTCTGCATTTGCAGAATCGAAAGAGCAGATCGAAGGGCAATCGCATCCGGATTCTCGCTCTCCGATATGGGCACCGGAGGCGGTTCTGGTTTGAAGACGGGTGGCGCGAccggtggccgtggtggtaTATCCCTGGACTGAGTCCTCGGGGGAGTGCGTGATGTTGGTGACGGGGATAAAGGAGGTGGGATAATCGTCGCGTTGGATGCGGCAAGCATATCCAAATGCGCAAAGACTGGAGTCACCGGAGAATACGGTGGACGAGGTGGGGTGCCTGGGCGATCAACAGGCGTTGAAGCACCGGTCGCATCTCTTGAATAATCCATCGCGTCGGTGGTCATAGCCTTGAAAGAAGCGACACCTGATACGGCTCAACGGGTGAAGGTATGGACGTCTGGGCGTGTGGACCAGCACCGGCCTCCTGTGAGTGTGATCGCTGGCTAAAGCTGACGCAGAAGTTGAGGCTTCAGGATGTTCCTTGCGATCCCGACTTGGATCCCGACATCAAGTGACGACACCGAGAGATGCGAAGGTGGGGAGGCTCACCCGAAGTGGCCAACGACAAGTTCAGCTGCGGGTCTTCAGACTCTCGCGGACCGAGTCAGTTGAGCGCGTCTGTGCCTGTGAATCGTAAAGAATATCGGGCTTTCATTCCGTCTGGGTTCGTTCGGTCGGGGTTGACGATTCAAGATTCAGACACGACCTGCGCTTGATGACTGTATTATTGTTCTCGTTTTAAATGGACACTTCAAACATAAAGCTCCATGGAGAAGGCGGCAGATGGATTGGGTTCATGCTACCAGTCAACTGTTAACTGTAGTGAAATAACATCGAATGTATACTTTCTAGATCCGGTGCCGAGTCCACCGATTGCATAAACCAAATCTCTAAGCTCAAAAGGTGCCACTTATTGCCACCTCGATTCTCATCTACATGCAACTCAACTGTGTGTTTACTGTTTCGAGTCTTGAACTTGATTGTCGTTTTCTCGTCTCAAGATGACCTCGACTTGGCGCAGGATACATCAGGATGGCTCCAACTGAGCTCGGATGTGGCCGCAACTCACCGCCCGCCAGATGTATCTGAGTAGTAGTATCACTGGTCCTTCTGGTCAAGAGAGTCTGACCCTACATTTTGTCTGCAAGGTTACCTGGTCAAGCAGCAAGGGAAGAATGGTGTCTGGAAAATTTATATTTTGCACACTCGTGCAATTCCATCTCTGGATGCATCGAATTGATCATTCTGCGGTTCCCAGCACCGTTGCCCCAGCGCCCAACGCCGGACACAAGTAGAAGGATGTTTCAAAGTCAACATCTTCAAAATACTAGTTTCTAGTCGCTCTCACCGATCATTTGCAGCTGTCTGAGTCACTATCTCGAGCGTACAAGGGGATCCATCTTGCCGTCCTGGCTCAAGAGAAGCTTAGAGCTCAATTACATCACAGCACGTTTCGACCATAGAAACATTCTGCCGGTGGTATATACCCCGGATCTGGCCCACATCCACGCGTGGGTCGACTGAGGTCCGCACCGCCTCCGAAAATTTTGTGATCAGGCCATTTCGAATTGGATCTTTCCAAGCTCTGTACCCGCCCAAGATGAAGCGCACTACGGATCAGAGACCGTCAATTGACGGCAATGGCATGCCCGACTCTAAAAAGCGGGCTCTGTCCAGCGAAGAGGCAGTCGCACGCTTCAGCGACGGCCTCTTCGACCCggcaaagcaaaagaagtaTACCGACGCATACGCCAAGTCATCTCCGTACGAGTCCACTTAAGAACCTTTTTCTGTACATGTTTTGCGTGATCTCAAAATACGAGAGAGCTAACATTGGTCCCTCAATACCAAAAGGTACTTGCACGGTGTCATCTGTCCCCTGATCGAGCCGTCTCTTTTGCGCTCTGTGCGTGACGAGGTGCAAGAGCACCTATCCTTCACCGAGAAGGAGACCGACATCTACAAGATCTTCCAGTCGGGTGATCTGGCCAACCTGGACGGCCTCGATGACTCGTCCTTGTCAAAGCTTCCTTCGCTGCTCAAGCTCCGTGATGCGATGTACTCAGCTCGCTTCCGCGAGTACCTTTCCTCCGTAACTGGGTCGGGCAAATTGAGTGGTAAGAAGACAGACATGGCCATCAACATCTACACTGAGGGCTGTCATCTTTTGTGCCATGACGACGTGATTGGTAGCCGTCGTGTCAGTTACATTCTGTATCTGACCGATCCCGACACGCCATGGCAGAAGGAATGGGGCGGTGCGCTGCGCCTGTACCCGACCACGACGAAGAAGGATGCCCAAGGCGAGGACGTCAAAATCCCCAGTCCCGATTTTAGCCTCTCAATCCCCCCTGCGTTCAACCAGCTCAGCTTCTTCACTGTTCAGCCGGGCGAGAGTTTCCATGACGTGGAAGAAGTGTACCACTACCGCGAAGGCGAGGACAAGTCGAAGAAGCGTGTGCGCATGGCCATCAGTGGATGGTTCCATATcccccaagaaggagaagacggGTACGAAGAGGGACTGGAGGAGAAGCTTGCGGCGCGCAGCAGTTTGGCTCAACTGCAGGGCCGAGGGGATATCTACGATCTTCCGCAACCGAAACCCGTGTCATGGGAGGTTCCGGAGGTGTCTGGCAAGGGAAAGGgcaggatggaagaggaagcggcGGAGGGCAACGAGTTTACCGAGAGTGATCTCGAGTTCCTCGTGCAGTACTTGGCTCCATCATACCTGACTCCCGACATCGCCGAGGAAATGTCCGAAGCATTTGGAAACGAGTCCTCACTGAGTCTGGAGCGCTTCCTCAACGAGAAATTTGCTTCCCGCGTGAGCGCCTACATCGAGGAACAAGAGCGACAAGGTTTGCCTGCGTCATGCGAAGAAATCCAAGCCACCACCGAGTGGACGGTGGCCGTGCCCCCTCACAAGCACCGTTATCTCTACCAGCAGGCCGCCGAGGGCGACACGAGTAACCCCATCAAGGAGCTGCTGAATGTGCTCTTCCCTTCTCAGTCTTTCCGAAAGTGGCTTGCCCTGATCACCGGTGTAGACCATCTCAAGACTCACAACTTCCTTGCCCGGCGCTTCCGCCGTGGTGCGGACTATACCTTGGCCAGTGGGTATGACGGAGAAGAGCCCCGTTTAGAATTCACTCTCTCCTTGACTCCCACGACCGgatgggagaaggaagtggaagaagaagatgaggacgaggaagaggacgagggtGAGGGTGAGAAGAGAGAACCCAAGAACAAAGCAGCCGAGTCAAAGAAGGATGCCGCTCAAGAGACCGTCGAGCATCCTTCGGTCGGTGGATACGAAATCTACATGGCCGgtgacgacgacgaggaggacgaggatgaggacgaggagcaCGCAGACCAAGTCCTCCGGcccaagaagaccaaggccgaCCCGGCCATCTACCGCTCTGCTGGGgctgatgaggatgatgggaTTCTGTTTAGCAGCCAGGCGGGCTGGAACCGTCTCAGCATTGTCCTGCGGGATAGTGGTACCCTGAAGTTTGTCAAGTACGTCAGTGCCAACGCCAAGGGAGATCGATGGGATGTCACCGGCGACATTGAGGTGGAgtttgacgaagatgaggatgaagatgacggtGACGATGAGTGAATGTGACAcccttggcttttttttttcccctgcatCTCAAAAAAGATTTCCATACAAGCACGTGCTAGAGATCCGTCCATggtccttttcttttctctttctcaactTGACAATTTCAAGATGAAAAATTCCAGAAATTCTCAAAGACACTAGATCTATATCTTCTTGTTCTACCATTTTTCCCACGGGTTCCCCGTACACCGAACATAAGTCGCCTCTACATCGCATCGCAACTTTCGACATCCATTCCCGTCTACGTACTCACGCTTCTCGGCTACCTATTGAGACATCTGTATATATCATATCCACCCATCTACCTTGGATTCCTAATGCGACTATAGTACAGCCATGCAGGTACCTACCTTCCAATGCTGACCCACCGCCCACATCTTACCGCCAACAtgtgctcttcttctctcacaCGTGTCGACCCTCTCCCACCTTGAGTACTACAGTACCTACCACAGCACTGCACCCAAGAACATGTCAAAGACACGCGTGAGAAGGCGAGGTGAGAGGTGAAGCAAGGCAAAcatttggagaaaaaaaaagaataacCTTACAATTCACAGGGAAATATGTAGTATTCGTGGGAACCAAAAAGAGGGAaattcgttttttttttctttcgtttttAATTCctctaccttttctttttttttcccctctcagGTAATCAGGGAGATGTTGGGTGTAGAACGTGTGCGTGGCGCCCATCGGATGGCGTGGAAAGGAGGGCTGTTTGAGGTCAGAGGTGGAGGTCAATCTTTGTCGAGGAGGTAGACTTCCCCGGTGTGATGGACACTTTGAATCAATATAAAGGGAGTGATTAATGAGAACCGTGCGCGTCAATGATGTTAAGTTTTTGATAGATTTTTCGATTCAGCTGCCATTTCCCAACGGTGTGTATAGTAGCTTATCATATACAGTAGTGTCCTGGCCCTCATCTCTAGTAATCTCATATAAGGTAAAATTCTCCAAGTATCGCAAAGCCATGCATTGAAAAATCTTATTCAATAGGACCATGAGTGACATAGGGGACTTGAAGACTAtacatcatcatcgagtaCAAGGTTCCAAGGTACTACATAGCCTCTACAGTAGACCACTCCAACGTAGTTCGGATAAGTTACTATCGTACTTACCCTATGGAACCACCTTGCCACAGACAAACTTGATTCAATATATCAATGGAGGTAGCGGTACCTTCTACCAGTTCCAACCATTCAATTCCCTTACCAGTATGTATACTCAC contains these protein-coding regions:
- a CDS encoding Prolyl 3,4-dihydroxylase ofd1, with amino-acid sequence MKRTTDQRPSIDGNGMPDSKKRALSSEEAVARFSDGLFDPAKQKKYTDAYAKSSPYLHGVICPLIEPSLLRSVRDEVQEHLSFTEKETDIYKIFQSGDLANLDGLDDSSLSKLPSLLKLRDAMYSARFREYLSSVTGSGKLSGKKTDMAINIYTEGCHLLCHDDVIGSRRVSYILYLTDPDTPWQKEWGGALRLYPTTTKKDAQGEDVKIPSPDFSLSIPPAFNQLSFFTVQPGESFHDVEEVYHYREGEDKSKKRVRMAISGWFHIPQEGEDGYEEGLEEKLAARSSLAQLQGRGDIYDLPQPKPVSWEVPEVSGKGKGRMEEEAAEGNEFTESDLEFLVQYLAPSYLTPDIAEEMSEAFGNESSLSLERFLNEKFASRVSAYIEEQERQGLPASCEEIQATTEWTVAVPPHKHRYLYQQAAEGDTSNPIKELLNVLFPSQSFRKWLALITGVDHLKTHNFLARRFRRGADYTLASGYDGEEPRLEFTLSLTPTTGWEKEVEEEDEDEEEDEGEGEKREPKNKAAESKKDAAQETVEHPSVGGYEIYMAGDDDEEDEDEDEEHADQVLRPKKTKADPAIYRSAGADEDDGILFSSQAGWNRLSIVLRDSGTLKFVKYVSANAKGDRWDVTGDIEVEFDEDEDEDDGDDE